The following proteins come from a genomic window of Microbacterium sp. SY138:
- a CDS encoding NAD(P)-dependent alcohol dehydrogenase, protein MSAVNAYAAPREAAPLEKTVIERRELGPLDVLIDVAFAGICHSDIHTVRGDWGPQQYPLAPGHEITGTVAAVGADVTRHAVGDRVGVGCLVNSCGECRNCLRDEEQFCTQGAVLTYGSTDRDGTVTQGGYSEQVVVTEAFVLRIPDALALDVAAPLLCAGITTYSPLRHWNVGPGTRVAVVGLGGLGHMGVQIAHALGAEVTVLSQTLSKKDDGLRLGADHYRATSDRETFRDLRSSFDVILNTVSAVIDLRSYLSLLDVGGAMVCVGAPGEPLEVGVMSLIGGRRSLAGSNIGGIRETQEMLDFCAEHGIAAEIETIPASDINAAYERVLASDVRYRFVIDAATFG, encoded by the coding sequence ATGTCTGCCGTGAACGCCTATGCCGCACCCCGTGAAGCGGCCCCGCTCGAGAAGACCGTGATCGAACGGCGCGAGCTCGGCCCACTCGACGTGCTGATCGACGTCGCCTTCGCCGGGATCTGCCACTCCGATATCCACACGGTGCGCGGCGACTGGGGTCCGCAGCAGTATCCGCTCGCTCCCGGGCATGAGATCACCGGCACGGTGGCGGCAGTCGGCGCGGACGTCACCCGGCACGCGGTGGGCGACCGCGTCGGCGTCGGATGCCTGGTGAACTCGTGCGGCGAGTGCCGCAACTGCCTGCGCGACGAGGAGCAGTTCTGCACACAGGGGGCCGTGCTCACCTATGGCAGCACCGACCGTGACGGCACCGTCACCCAGGGCGGGTACTCCGAGCAGGTCGTCGTGACCGAGGCCTTCGTCCTGCGCATCCCCGATGCTCTGGCGCTGGATGTCGCTGCACCCCTGCTGTGCGCCGGCATCACGACCTACTCGCCGCTGCGGCACTGGAACGTCGGACCCGGCACTCGTGTCGCGGTCGTCGGTCTCGGCGGACTCGGGCACATGGGCGTGCAGATCGCGCACGCGCTCGGCGCCGAGGTGACCGTGCTCTCGCAGACCCTGAGCAAGAAGGACGACGGTCTGCGTCTCGGCGCCGACCACTATCGCGCCACGAGCGACCGCGAGACCTTCCGCGACCTGCGGTCGTCGTTCGACGTGATCCTCAACACGGTGAGTGCCGTGATCGATCTGCGCTCGTACCTGAGCCTGCTCGACGTCGGCGGAGCCATGGTGTGCGTCGGTGCTCCCGGCGAGCCCCTCGAGGTCGGCGTGATGTCGCTGATCGGCGGACGCCGCTCGCTCGCCGGCAGCAACATCGGCGGCATCCGCGAGACTCAGGAGATGCTCGACTTCTGTGCAGAGCACGGCATCGCCGCCGAGATCGAGACCATCCCCGCCTCCGACATCAACGCGGCCTATGAGCGCGTGCTGGCGTCGGACGTGCGGTACCGGTTCGTGATCGACGCGGCCACGTTCGGTTGA
- a CDS encoding DNA-3-methyladenine glycosylase I: MTSLLTGPDARDRCAWVGDDDEYRRYHDEEWGTPLHGDRALFEKMALEGFQAGLSWITILRKRPRFREVFAGFEPGIVAEFDESDVERLMGDAGIVRNRAKIEATIGNARIVRGMAEGEFDALMWSFAPTAAGDRPSSFADVPAVTPESTALSTELRRRGFRFVGPTTMYALMQSGGMVDDHISGCWRA, from the coding sequence ATGACCTCTCTTCTCACGGGCCCCGACGCCCGCGACCGCTGCGCCTGGGTGGGCGACGACGACGAGTACCGCCGCTATCACGACGAGGAGTGGGGCACGCCCCTGCACGGCGATCGTGCGCTGTTCGAGAAGATGGCGCTCGAGGGCTTCCAGGCGGGGCTCTCGTGGATCACGATCCTGCGCAAGCGACCGCGGTTCCGCGAGGTGTTCGCAGGATTCGAGCCCGGGATCGTCGCGGAGTTCGACGAGTCCGACGTCGAGCGTCTGATGGGCGATGCCGGCATCGTCCGCAACCGCGCCAAGATCGAGGCGACCATCGGCAACGCCCGCATCGTCCGGGGCATGGCCGAGGGCGAGTTCGACGCGCTCATGTGGTCGTTCGCTCCGACGGCCGCGGGTGATCGCCCGTCATCCTTCGCCGACGTCCCGGCGGTCACGCCGGAATCGACCGCGCTGAGCACAGAGCTGCGCCGTCGCGGATTCCGCTTCGTCGGGCCGACCACGATGTACGCGCTGATGCAGTCGGGCGGGATGGTCGACGACCACATCTCGGGGTGCTGGCGAGCCTGA
- a CDS encoding Ig-like domain-containing protein — MKALSWMRARPKTLASAAGVTVGVIAITTMAFTYEGFPTTKVDLNDGGVWITKTSSLLVGHFNNESTVLDGGLRTTGENYDILQDTSNILVVDENASTLTAVDPARVSLNDSAKVPSSSKVALGNRTAAILDQKTGELWVVPAQGVSSFEAEVNEPVAELGAGADVAVAKDGTVFGLAPERGEVVTVPVDNEGEALDASAASVGELDAAAKPTITAVGRTPVVLDRAAGVVTSPGGMRTEIRGADKAVLQQSSENTDAVAISTANALVSVPLDGSEPTEVDAGGDGTAAAPVWLRGCTYGAWAGTATFIRECPGTTNDVNAQVEGAEDAKSLVFRVNRDVIILNDAVGGAAWLANESLQRVDNWNDLTPPEGETENEDDSTEETVETTLPERKEENTPPIAEDDTFGVRPGVTTMLPVLDNDNDPDGDVLVATLAEAQPAIGTIQQVQNGGSLQIAVEEGASGSTTFTYEADDGRGGKDTAAVTLTVFDKSVNTAPVPKRRTTLTVETGGTISYNILPDWIDPEGDDVYLKDVVAAPGDEVDFNTDGQITYKATASQQGHKEVQVTVADGYGETATATVILDVRPEGSTKPKTNADHVVTRVGEQVTVAPLANDTSSGRELLRLGRVNEVPGATIVTDGPNKTFTFTADAPGTYYVLYLATAGPENGEGIVRVDVLEASETDLPPVAVRDVALLPTGGDVLIGVLANDVDPAGGILVVQSVSIEDDSGVSVSVINHETLRITDQGSLTDQARIKYRISNGSKSAEGEVVVIPIPAPDQLLQPVVNDDTAIVRAGDVVTIPVLDNDTHPNDDVMHVVPELVEPLVDPEDGEAFVSQDTIRFKAGPVAKTVYLTYEAVDSRQQKDAGYVTIQILPVDADTNAAPRPQDLVARVLAGSTANIAVPLDGIDADGDSVELIDIASSPTKGRITETAQNYFTYEAFDDSSGVDVFRYRVRDRLGKEGIATIRVGIAPGEQVNQRPFAVKDAVVVRPGREISVPVMLNDSDPEGDKISLVKDGLEVPTDTGITARVSGDRVLVQAPNRELETSLQYTIRDARGAEATAALQITVDEDVPLQAPVARDDRVRPTDLTDGTMSADLDILKNDEDPDGTTDRLKLALGEGAMQLENGKVRVTVTENLQLIRYTITDQDELAASAFIFVPAEADLRPILDSTKPLEVMSGETKEIPLSKFVTVAGGGTARITEHAKVTAVYANGDDLVKDETTLVYTSADGYFGQDSLTFEVTDGTGPDDPEGRTATLSIPINVLPPENQQPVFTGAEVIVAPGEKASTLDLAALTTDPDPEDEGTHRYKYVSGAGKGITAKIDGSKLLVEASSDVEKGTVASLKLEITDGTTEAVEGTVTVRVGASTRPLPAANTDTISEADQGKSITVPVLANDYNPFPETPLKLMTAATESGSGGAAVKGDQVVVTPDPSFVGTMVVRYRIQDATKDAEREANGQIIVTVQGVPDAPGTPLVSSVQDRTVVVSYGAPANNGAEITKYTVKSVSGNPYSKECRSTTCTLDGLTNNVEYTFQVTATNRVGESKPSGSSAVARPDARPDTPNPPTLAFGDKSLKVSWATPTTPGSPVESYTLEISPAPPSGVSQKQATGNSMTWEGLENGGIYQVRVQAHNRAPEPSSWSGWSASEVPAGPPMPAAAPTVAQLQAVGSQAQMQVSWVPGNPNGDPIDSFELQVWEGGTLRNTLTPGASIRSQAVSVPTSEVPYTYRIRAQNKAGWGDWSPMSAPRRGVNKPDAPVLSAVTPGDRSLTLTWSRSALNGAKTTEVQYQYSINGGSSWAAMPGNNVVTGLANGTNYNVRVRAVATVDGSTYASDPSGQIVGNPYGPLKQPAVSASQNPTSVTFNWDAGPAANGRSIKTVRIRIDGGGWQNVAASGSRTVGDGYSQRHTIDVEVTDQAGQQITRSAEQTSGPKPDPRAWVTSTGNANGQPNCNDGTCAYFYLTGRGFPANSSMWVQCASNAPPPYGGTFGGRTVTTDGNGNIDQQLGCYLGMRRGTIEAWVVMDGKEYEHKVWQ; from the coding sequence ATGAAGGCGTTGTCATGGATGCGCGCACGACCGAAGACGCTGGCGTCGGCCGCCGGCGTCACCGTCGGCGTCATCGCCATCACCACGATGGCTTTCACCTATGAGGGATTCCCGACCACCAAGGTCGATCTGAACGACGGCGGCGTCTGGATCACCAAGACCTCGAGCCTGCTCGTCGGGCACTTCAACAACGAGTCGACCGTCCTCGACGGTGGCCTGCGCACCACGGGTGAGAACTACGACATCCTGCAGGACACGAGCAACATCCTCGTCGTCGATGAGAACGCCTCGACCCTGACCGCCGTCGATCCGGCACGCGTCTCGCTCAACGACTCCGCGAAGGTCCCCTCCTCCTCGAAGGTCGCGCTGGGCAACCGCACGGCCGCGATCCTCGACCAGAAGACCGGCGAGCTCTGGGTCGTTCCGGCGCAGGGTGTCTCCTCCTTCGAAGCCGAGGTCAACGAGCCGGTGGCGGAGCTGGGAGCCGGTGCCGACGTGGCGGTGGCCAAGGACGGCACCGTCTTCGGACTCGCGCCGGAGCGCGGCGAGGTCGTCACCGTCCCTGTGGACAACGAGGGGGAGGCGCTCGACGCCTCCGCAGCCTCGGTCGGCGAGCTCGATGCGGCCGCGAAGCCGACCATCACAGCCGTTGGACGCACACCGGTCGTGCTCGATCGCGCCGCCGGGGTCGTGACCTCGCCCGGTGGCATGCGCACCGAGATCCGCGGTGCCGACAAGGCGGTCCTGCAGCAGTCGTCCGAGAACACCGACGCGGTGGCGATCTCGACTGCGAACGCCCTCGTCAGCGTCCCCCTCGACGGCAGCGAGCCGACCGAGGTCGACGCGGGGGGCGACGGCACCGCGGCCGCTCCCGTCTGGCTGCGCGGATGCACCTACGGCGCGTGGGCCGGCACGGCGACCTTCATCCGCGAGTGCCCGGGCACGACCAACGACGTCAACGCCCAGGTCGAGGGCGCCGAAGACGCGAAGAGCCTCGTGTTCCGTGTCAACCGCGACGTCATCATCCTCAACGACGCCGTGGGCGGCGCGGCCTGGCTGGCCAACGAGAGTCTGCAGCGCGTCGACAACTGGAACGACCTCACCCCGCCGGAAGGCGAGACCGAGAACGAGGACGACTCGACCGAGGAGACCGTCGAGACGACGCTCCCGGAGCGCAAGGAGGAGAACACTCCTCCGATCGCCGAGGACGACACCTTCGGCGTGCGCCCCGGTGTCACGACCATGCTCCCGGTGCTCGACAACGACAACGACCCCGACGGCGACGTCCTGGTCGCCACGCTCGCCGAGGCCCAGCCCGCGATCGGCACGATCCAGCAGGTGCAGAACGGCGGATCACTGCAGATCGCGGTCGAGGAGGGCGCGTCCGGCTCGACGACGTTCACCTACGAGGCCGATGACGGCCGCGGTGGCAAGGACACGGCGGCCGTCACGCTGACCGTCTTCGACAAGAGCGTCAACACCGCCCCTGTCCCCAAGCGCAGGACGACCTTGACGGTCGAGACCGGCGGCACGATCTCGTACAACATCCTCCCGGACTGGATCGACCCGGAGGGCGACGACGTCTACCTCAAGGACGTGGTCGCCGCTCCCGGAGACGAGGTCGACTTCAACACCGACGGTCAGATCACCTACAAGGCCACGGCGAGCCAGCAGGGGCATAAGGAGGTGCAGGTCACGGTCGCCGACGGATACGGCGAGACGGCCACCGCCACGGTGATCCTCGACGTGCGGCCGGAGGGCTCGACGAAGCCGAAGACCAACGCCGACCACGTCGTCACCCGCGTCGGCGAGCAGGTCACGGTGGCGCCGCTCGCCAACGACACCAGCTCGGGCCGAGAGCTGCTGCGTCTCGGGCGCGTGAACGAGGTCCCCGGCGCGACCATCGTGACCGACGGCCCCAACAAGACGTTCACATTCACCGCCGATGCCCCCGGCACCTACTACGTGCTGTATCTCGCGACCGCCGGTCCCGAGAACGGCGAGGGGATCGTGCGCGTTGACGTGCTGGAGGCGAGCGAGACGGATCTGCCCCCTGTCGCCGTGCGCGACGTGGCGCTGCTGCCGACCGGTGGTGACGTGCTCATCGGTGTGCTCGCGAACGATGTCGACCCCGCCGGCGGCATCCTCGTCGTGCAGTCGGTCTCGATCGAGGACGACTCCGGCGTCTCGGTGTCGGTCATCAACCATGAGACCCTCCGTATCACCGACCAGGGATCGCTCACCGATCAGGCCCGCATCAAGTACCGGATCTCGAACGGTTCCAAGTCGGCCGAGGGCGAGGTCGTGGTGATCCCGATCCCCGCGCCCGACCAGCTCCTCCAGCCGGTCGTGAACGACGACACCGCGATCGTGCGTGCCGGCGACGTCGTCACCATCCCGGTGCTCGACAACGACACGCATCCGAACGACGACGTCATGCACGTCGTGCCCGAGCTGGTCGAGCCCCTCGTCGACCCGGAAGACGGCGAGGCGTTCGTCTCGCAGGACACGATCCGCTTCAAGGCCGGACCCGTCGCGAAGACGGTCTATCTGACGTATGAGGCCGTCGACTCCCGCCAGCAGAAGGACGCCGGCTACGTCACGATTCAGATCCTCCCCGTCGACGCGGACACCAACGCCGCTCCACGCCCTCAGGATCTCGTTGCGCGCGTGCTCGCCGGATCCACCGCGAACATCGCCGTGCCTCTGGACGGCATCGACGCCGACGGCGACTCGGTCGAGCTGATCGACATCGCCTCCAGCCCCACGAAGGGCCGCATCACCGAGACCGCGCAGAACTACTTCACCTACGAGGCGTTCGACGACTCCTCCGGTGTCGATGTGTTCCGCTATCGAGTGCGCGACCGCCTCGGCAAGGAGGGCATCGCCACGATCCGCGTGGGCATCGCTCCGGGCGAGCAGGTCAACCAGAGGCCCTTCGCGGTGAAGGATGCCGTGGTCGTGCGACCCGGCCGTGAGATCTCGGTACCGGTGATGCTCAACGACTCCGACCCCGAGGGCGACAAGATCAGTCTCGTGAAGGACGGTCTCGAGGTTCCGACCGACACGGGGATCACGGCCCGCGTCTCGGGTGACCGCGTGCTGGTGCAGGCGCCGAACCGCGAGCTCGAGACGTCGCTGCAGTACACGATCCGCGATGCGCGGGGCGCGGAAGCCACCGCGGCCCTGCAGATCACGGTCGACGAGGACGTGCCGTTGCAGGCGCCCGTCGCGCGAGACGACCGCGTGCGCCCGACCGACCTCACCGACGGCACGATGAGTGCCGACCTCGACATCCTCAAGAACGACGAGGACCCGGACGGCACGACCGACCGCCTCAAGCTCGCGCTCGGTGAAGGCGCCATGCAGCTCGAGAACGGCAAGGTGCGGGTCACCGTGACGGAGAACCTGCAGCTCATCCGCTACACGATCACCGACCAGGACGAACTGGCCGCATCGGCCTTCATCTTCGTTCCCGCCGAAGCGGACCTCCGGCCGATCCTCGACTCGACGAAGCCGCTCGAGGTCATGAGCGGCGAGACCAAGGAGATCCCGCTCTCGAAATTCGTCACCGTCGCCGGCGGCGGTACGGCTCGGATCACCGAACACGCCAAGGTCACCGCCGTGTATGCGAACGGCGACGACCTCGTGAAGGACGAGACGACGCTGGTCTACACCTCGGCCGACGGGTACTTCGGACAGGACTCGCTCACCTTCGAGGTCACCGACGGCACGGGCCCCGACGACCCCGAGGGCCGCACGGCGACGCTGAGCATCCCGATCAACGTGCTGCCGCCGGAGAACCAGCAGCCGGTGTTCACGGGGGCAGAGGTCATCGTCGCCCCGGGGGAGAAGGCGTCGACGCTCGACCTCGCTGCGCTCACGACCGACCCCGATCCGGAGGACGAGGGCACGCACAGGTACAAGTACGTCAGCGGCGCCGGCAAGGGCATCACCGCCAAGATCGATGGCTCGAAGCTGCTCGTGGAAGCGTCGTCGGATGTCGAGAAGGGCACGGTCGCCTCGCTCAAGCTCGAGATCACCGACGGAACGACCGAGGCGGTCGAAGGCACCGTGACCGTGCGCGTCGGCGCGTCGACCCGCCCACTGCCCGCGGCCAACACCGACACGATCTCGGAAGCGGATCAGGGCAAGAGCATCACGGTGCCCGTGCTCGCGAACGACTACAACCCGTTCCCGGAGACGCCGCTCAAGCTGATGACGGCCGCCACGGAGTCGGGCTCCGGCGGCGCGGCCGTCAAGGGCGATCAGGTGGTCGTCACGCCCGACCCCAGCTTCGTCGGGACCATGGTCGTGCGCTATCGCATCCAGGACGCGACGAAGGATGCCGAGCGCGAAGCCAACGGGCAGATCATCGTCACGGTGCAGGGTGTTCCGGACGCGCCGGGAACCCCTCTCGTCTCGAGCGTGCAGGACCGTACCGTCGTCGTCTCCTATGGGGCGCCGGCGAACAACGGCGCCGAGATCACGAAGTACACGGTGAAGTCCGTCAGCGGCAACCCGTACTCGAAGGAGTGCCGCTCCACCACCTGCACGCTGGACGGCTTGACCAACAACGTCGAATACACCTTCCAGGTGACCGCGACGAACCGCGTCGGCGAGTCGAAGCCGTCAGGCTCGTCGGCGGTCGCCCGTCCGGACGCTCGGCCCGACACCCCGAACCCGCCGACCCTCGCCTTCGGCGACAAGTCCCTCAAGGTCTCCTGGGCCACCCCGACAACTCCCGGATCTCCTGTCGAGAGCTACACGCTGGAGATCTCCCCGGCTCCGCCGTCCGGGGTCTCGCAGAAGCAGGCCACCGGGAACTCGATGACCTGGGAGGGGCTCGAGAACGGCGGCATCTACCAGGTGCGCGTGCAGGCTCACAACCGCGCGCCCGAGCCGTCGAGCTGGAGCGGCTGGTCGGCGTCGGAGGTACCGGCAGGTCCTCCGATGCCCGCGGCCGCCCCAACCGTCGCGCAGCTGCAGGCCGTGGGCAGCCAGGCGCAGATGCAGGTGAGCTGGGTGCCGGGGAATCCCAACGGTGATCCGATCGACTCCTTCGAACTGCAGGTATGGGAGGGCGGAACGCTCCGCAACACACTCACCCCGGGGGCGTCCATACGGTCGCAAGCGGTCTCGGTCCCGACATCAGAGGTGCCGTACACCTACCGCATCCGTGCCCAGAACAAGGCGGGCTGGGGCGACTGGAGTCCCATGTCGGCACCGCGCCGCGGTGTGAACAAGCCCGACGCTCCTGTTCTCTCGGCCGTCACGCCGGGCGATCGCTCGCTCACTCTCACCTGGTCCCGGAGCGCCCTCAACGGCGCGAAGACGACCGAGGTGCAGTACCAGTACTCGATCAACGGCGGTAGCAGCTGGGCGGCGATGCCGGGCAACAACGTGGTCACCGGACTCGCCAACGGAACCAACTACAACGTGCGGGTGCGCGCGGTCGCGACGGTCGACGGGTCGACGTACGCGAGCGATCCCTCCGGACAGATCGTCGGCAACCCGTACGGTCCGCTGAAGCAGCCGGCGGTCAGCGCTTCGCAGAACCCCACCAGCGTCACCTTCAACTGGGACGCGGGGCCCGCCGCGAACGGCCGCTCCATCAAGACCGTCCGCATCCGCATCGACGGCGGCGGCTGGCAGAACGTCGCCGCCAGCGGCAGCCGTACGGTCGGCGACGGGTACAGCCAGCGGCACACGATCGACGTCGAGGTCACCGACCAGGCAGGCCAGCAGATCACCCGATCCGCGGAGCAGACGTCCGGACCGAAGCCCGACCCGCGCGCCTGGGTCACCTCGACCGGAAACGCGAACGGACAGCCCAACTGCAACGACGGCACGTGCGCATACTTCTACCTCACCGGCCGCGGCTTCCCGGCGAACTCCAGCATGTGGGTGCAGTGCGCCAGCAACGCGCCGCCTCCCTACGGCGGCACATTCGGCGGACGGACCGTCACGACCGACGGCAACGGCAACATCGATCAGCAGCTCGGCTGCTACCTCGGCATGCGCCGCGGGACGATCGAGGCCTGGGTCGTGATGGACGGCAAGGAATACGAACACAAGGTCTGGCAGTGA
- a CDS encoding MoxR family ATPase: protein MTMTPEQAAWFQGTFQRLVENIDKAVQGKQEIVGLVLASMLAEGHVLLEDAPGTGKTSLAKALAATVQGTSARIQFTPDLLPSDVTGVTIYDQQSHRFEFHRGPIFASIVLADEINRASPKTQSALLEVMEESRVTVDGVTHEAGRPFLVIATQNPIEQAGTYKLPEAQLDRFLIKTSIGYPDLAVTESILAGASDRNPSAGLSAVITTSAVADMADLAATVHVEPAVLRYVAELAEATREDGAIRLGVSVRGAIAMVRMAKVWAAAQGRHFVLPDDIKALARPVWQHRLLLDAEAEFAGTSSDTVIARVLDAVAAPQARVAA from the coding sequence ATGACAATGACCCCCGAGCAGGCCGCCTGGTTCCAGGGCACCTTCCAGCGCCTCGTCGAGAACATCGACAAGGCCGTGCAGGGCAAGCAGGAGATCGTCGGCCTCGTGCTGGCCTCGATGCTCGCCGAGGGCCACGTGCTCCTCGAGGATGCACCGGGAACGGGCAAGACCAGCCTCGCCAAGGCGCTGGCCGCGACCGTGCAGGGCACCAGCGCGCGCATCCAGTTCACGCCCGACCTGCTGCCGTCCGATGTCACCGGCGTGACGATCTACGATCAGCAGTCGCACCGCTTCGAGTTCCACAGGGGCCCGATCTTCGCGTCGATCGTGCTCGCCGACGAGATCAACCGCGCATCGCCCAAGACCCAGTCCGCGCTGCTCGAGGTCATGGAGGAGTCGCGCGTCACGGTCGACGGCGTCACGCACGAGGCCGGTCGCCCCTTCCTCGTGATCGCGACGCAGAACCCCATCGAGCAGGCGGGCACCTACAAGCTGCCCGAGGCGCAGCTCGACCGCTTCCTGATCAAGACGTCGATCGGCTACCCCGACCTCGCCGTGACCGAGAGCATCCTCGCCGGTGCCTCTGACCGCAACCCCTCGGCCGGCCTGTCCGCGGTCATCACCACGAGTGCGGTGGCCGATATGGCCGACCTCGCTGCGACCGTGCACGTCGAGCCCGCCGTGCTCCGCTACGTGGCCGAGCTCGCCGAGGCCACGCGCGAGGACGGCGCCATCCGTCTCGGCGTGTCGGTGCGCGGGGCGATCGCGATGGTGCGCATGGCCAAGGTGTGGGCAGCGGCCCAGGGGCGCCACTTCGTGCTTCCCGACGACATCAAGGCCCTCGCCCGCCCGGTCTGGCAGCACCGCCTGCTTCTCGACGCCGAGGCCGAGTTCGCCGGCACCAGCAGCGACACCGTGATCGCCCGTGTTCTCGACGCGGTGGCGGCGCCCCAGGCCCGAGTGGCGGCCTGA
- a CDS encoding DUF58 domain-containing protein, with protein MTAEALPASTPQMERDAGWRDIAAVLGARALTRLRKITSAVRPLAWVLMALAVGFWVLGQTAGWAEFTIAAVVIAIAVVLCALFLIGRTAYDVALDLARTRVVVGERAVGALTLANRGTRAILPSRVVLPVGSGRGEFGIQRLAPGEEAEELFAIPTQKRGVVKVGPVSVVRGDPLGLFERAHRRDDPVDLFVHPRTVLFDGQSLGYLRDLEGLPAADLSRDDVSFHALLEYQPGDDLRHVHWRSTARTGTMMVRQYEETRRSHFVIGLSRSLADYATEDDFELGVSAAGSIGLRALRDSQRVDMRVQGRELPAGTGKQLLDSLSAVENSKPKEGGIAELAGVVSATMPLASVVVLVCGARVKSDDLRLACARLPFGARVLVVVADTTASAPALRRIGDADVVTVGALEQVPLALQKVLA; from the coding sequence ATGACCGCGGAGGCCCTTCCGGCGTCGACGCCGCAGATGGAGCGCGACGCCGGTTGGCGTGACATCGCGGCCGTCCTCGGTGCGCGCGCCCTGACGCGCCTCCGCAAGATCACCTCCGCCGTCCGCCCGCTGGCCTGGGTGCTGATGGCTCTCGCCGTCGGCTTCTGGGTGCTCGGCCAGACCGCCGGATGGGCGGAGTTCACCATCGCCGCCGTCGTCATCGCGATCGCCGTGGTCCTGTGCGCGCTGTTCCTCATCGGCCGCACCGCCTACGACGTCGCGCTCGACCTCGCCCGCACCCGTGTGGTCGTGGGAGAGCGCGCGGTCGGTGCCCTGACCCTCGCCAACCGCGGCACCAGGGCCATCCTCCCGTCTCGTGTGGTGCTCCCCGTCGGTTCCGGACGCGGCGAGTTCGGCATCCAGCGACTCGCGCCGGGGGAGGAGGCGGAGGAACTCTTCGCGATCCCCACCCAGAAGCGCGGCGTGGTCAAAGTGGGGCCGGTGAGCGTCGTCCGCGGCGACCCGCTCGGCCTGTTCGAGCGGGCTCACCGTCGTGACGACCCTGTCGACCTCTTCGTGCACCCGCGCACCGTGCTGTTCGACGGTCAGTCGCTCGGCTACCTGCGCGACCTCGAAGGACTTCCCGCAGCGGATCTGTCTCGCGACGACGTCTCGTTCCACGCCCTCCTGGAGTACCAGCCGGGCGACGACCTGCGTCACGTGCACTGGCGGTCGACGGCCCGCACCGGCACCATGATGGTCCGGCAGTACGAGGAGACCCGACGCTCGCACTTCGTGATCGGGCTCTCGCGCTCGCTCGCCGACTACGCCACCGAAGACGACTTCGAGCTCGGGGTCTCGGCCGCGGGGTCGATCGGCCTGCGCGCTCTGCGCGACTCTCAGCGCGTCGACATGCGCGTGCAGGGCCGGGAGCTTCCCGCGGGCACCGGCAAGCAGCTGCTCGACTCGCTCTCGGCCGTGGAGAACAGCAAGCCGAAGGAGGGTGGCATCGCCGAGCTCGCGGGCGTCGTGTCCGCCACCATGCCGTTGGCGAGCGTGGTGGTCCTGGTCTGCGGCGCTCGGGTGAAGTCCGACGATCTCCGCCTCGCGTGCGCGCGTCTGCCGTTCGGTGCCCGTGTCCTCGTCGTGGTCGCCGACACCACGGCCTCCGCCCCGGCGCTGCGCCGCATCGGCGATGCCGACGTCGTCACGGTGGGTGCGCTCGAACAGGTCCCGCTCGCTCTGCAGAAGGTGCTCGCATGA